In a single window of the Candidatus Beckwithbacteria bacterium genome:
- the purB gene encoding adenylosuccinate lyase encodes MADGQIRQLAAISPLDGRYQDKVKELEKYFSEGALIKQRVWVEAKYVLALVDFLETVKVSGQEKQRLLTWAKNLTDKDCLRVKKIEAEINHDVKAVEYFIRENLGKLGLKKLSVWIHWGLTSEDVNNLAYGVILSRFKKEQLVVLEKKVIEKLLKMAGKYTSVVMPARTHGQIAVPTTVGKELAVFVGRASWWLKKIKEQKLGGKLNGAVGNFNAQVKLYPKKDWLNFSQKFISGLGLQPVAVTTQIEPGDRTALFLDLIRGLNNVWLDLSKDCWLYICLDYFKQKGTGKEVGSSTMPHKVNPIDFENAEGNLELANSILMMMSNKLMISRLQRDLSDSTVKRNFGVVFGHTALAIKSLMKGLGKIEPNTEFLKQEIKNHPEMLGELEQLKMKVAGDEQAYEKIKKMTRGKGVGPTFPASWRIRGAMEYIGLAEKITKLVIKK; translated from the coding sequence ATGGCTGACGGGCAGATTAGACAACTGGCGGCAATTTCTCCACTAGACGGAAGATATCAGGATAAAGTCAAAGAACTAGAAAAATATTTCAGCGAAGGCGCTTTAATTAAACAAAGAGTTTGGGTAGAAGCAAAATATGTGTTGGCATTGGTCGATTTTTTAGAAACCGTGAAGGTTTCGGGACAGGAAAAACAGCGATTATTAACGTGGGCAAAAAATTTAACGGATAAAGATTGTTTAAGAGTCAAAAAGATTGAGGCAGAAATTAATCATGATGTTAAGGCGGTGGAGTATTTTATCAGAGAAAATTTAGGCAAGTTGGGCTTAAAAAAATTATCGGTTTGGATCCATTGGGGCTTGACCAGCGAGGATGTGAATAATCTGGCTTATGGTGTGATTTTGTCGCGGTTTAAGAAAGAACAATTAGTGGTTTTAGAAAAGAAAGTTATAGAAAAACTACTGAAAATGGCCGGGAAATATACAAGCGTGGTGATGCCGGCTAGGACACACGGACAAATAGCGGTGCCGACGACGGTCGGGAAAGAATTGGCGGTGTTTGTCGGGCGGGCCAGCTGGTGGCTGAAGAAAATTAAAGAGCAAAAACTGGGCGGTAAACTCAATGGAGCAGTAGGGAATTTTAATGCTCAAGTTAAGCTTTATCCGAAAAAAGACTGGTTAAATTTCAGCCAGAAATTTATCAGTGGCTTGGGTTTACAGCCGGTAGCGGTCACTACCCAGATTGAACCGGGTGACCGGACAGCACTCTTTTTAGACTTAATCAGGGGACTGAATAATGTTTGGCTGGATTTGAGTAAAGACTGCTGGCTGTATATTTGTTTGGATTATTTTAAACAAAAGGGGACAGGGAAAGAGGTCGGGTCGTCAACGATGCCGCATAAAGTCAACCCCATTGATTTTGAAAACGCTGAGGGAAATCTGGAATTGGCCAATAGTATTTTAATGATGATGAGTAATAAATTGATGATTTCGCGCTTGCAGCGAGACTTGTCAGATTCGACGGTGAAGCGGAACTTTGGGGTGGTCTTCGGCCATACAGCATTAGCGATTAAAAGTCTGATGAAGGGATTGGGGAAGATTGAGCCTAACACGGAATTTTTAAAACAGGAAATTAAAAATCATCCGGAAATGCTGGGAGAGTTGGAACAGTTGAAGATGAAAGTGGCTGGTGATGAGCAGGCTTATGAAAAAATAAAGAAAATGACAAGAGGGAAAGGGGTAGGCCCCACTTTTCCGGCCAGTTGGCGGATTCGTGGGGCAATGGAATACATTGGTTTAGCGGAAAAAATTACTAAATTAGTGATTAAAAAATAA
- a CDS encoding adenylosuccinate synthase, whose translation MNIAIIGTQWGDEGKGKIVDLLTQKKKVKAVVRYQGGPNAGHTVVVRGEKHAFHLLPSGILYPDKTCVIGNGVIIDPAVLAEEIKILEDSAGKKHARILISEKCHLIMPWHKIRDVLDCGKIGTTGRGIGPCYEDAVGRRGIRLIDAANKKRLGLRIKEELTWNRCLIKTWKGKFNLSSEKILSDYWQALEGIKKNPLIQIGDVTEWLWETERKGGEIIFEGAQATLLDINHGTYPFVTSSNSTVGGLLTGTGFRPKKLEVIGVVKAYTTRVGSGPFPTELINKTGERIREIGHEYGTTTGRPRRCGWLDIPSLIYAKKINNLDSLAMTKLDVLTGIGALKIKVNPNFSVDTVELSRQRPVYETLSGWNENIAKIRRFEQLPQAAKKYIKRVEQLTGLPIKLIGVGSDRRAIIRKNV comes from the coding sequence ATGAACATTGCGATTATCGGAACCCAATGGGGGGATGAAGGTAAAGGCAAGATTGTTGATTTATTAACGCAAAAAAAGAAAGTTAAAGCAGTGGTGCGCTACCAGGGTGGTCCGAATGCCGGCCATACGGTGGTCGTCCGGGGCGAAAAACATGCCTTTCATTTATTACCGTCAGGCATTCTTTATCCGGATAAAACCTGCGTGATTGGCAACGGAGTGATTATTGATCCGGCAGTGTTGGCAGAAGAGATTAAAATTTTGGAAGACAGCGCCGGTAAAAAACATGCCCGGATTTTGATTTCCGAAAAATGCCATTTAATTATGCCATGGCATAAAATAAGGGATGTTTTAGACTGCGGCAAAATCGGGACAACCGGCCGGGGTATCGGTCCTTGTTATGAAGACGCGGTGGGCCGAAGAGGAATTCGGCTGATAGATGCGGCTAATAAAAAAAGGCTGGGTTTAAGGATTAAAGAGGAACTGACTTGGAATCGGTGTCTGATTAAGACCTGGAAGGGAAAGTTTAATTTAAGCAGCGAGAAAATTTTAAGTGATTATTGGCAGGCATTAGAGGGGATTAAGAAAAACCCATTGATTCAAATTGGTGACGTGACCGAGTGGTTGTGGGAAACGGAAAGAAAGGGCGGGGAAATAATTTTTGAAGGGGCTCAGGCGACGCTTTTGGATATAAATCACGGCACATATCCGTTTGTGACCTCATCGAATTCGACGGTGGGTGGTTTATTAACCGGGACAGGCTTCCGGCCGAAAAAGCTTGAGGTGATTGGAGTGGTAAAAGCTTACACGACTCGTGTCGGCAGTGGGCCGTTCCCGACAGAATTAATTAATAAAACCGGGGAGAGAATCCGGGAGATTGGCCACGAATACGGGACGACGACCGGCCGGCCGCGGCGCTGCGGCTGGTTGGATATTCCCAGTTTAATTTATGCGAAAAAGATTAATAATTTGGACAGCTTAGCGATGACGAAACTGGATGTGTTAACAGGAATTGGGGCGTTGAAGATTAAAGTCAATCCGAATTTTAGCGTGGATACGGTCGAGTTAAGCCGGCAACGGCCGGTTTACGAAACTCTATCTGGTTGGAATGAGAATATTGCTAAAATCAGGCGGTTTGAGCAGTTGCCTCAAGCGGCAAAGAAGTATATAAAAAGAGTGGAGCAGTTAACCGGACTACCAATAAAGTTAATCGGCGTCGGCTCGGACCGGCGGGCAATTATTAGAAAAAATGTCTAA
- a CDS encoding guanosine monophosphate reductase, giving the protein MSKIFYKALGKTEIWPEISGANPCEITYDDVLIVPQADTNVASRKNPDISVNLGPYHLTKPIIVAPMDTICGEKMIRLMHKLGGIGTLPRGDLKKNSELCRQLTKEKIRCVYAIGMRNHLEQAKTYKKCGAKAVLLDVAHGGMRSVVQAAKEIKKKLKLTVICGNIANYSQVMEYQREGLEVVRVGVGPGGLCITRLVAGAGLPQMAAVLETAESGLQIIADGGIRKPADMAKAIAAGASLVMIGSLLAGTEETPGEVIGGKKKARGQASADYMKDNGVELGEFRAAEGIYTMVEVKGSAEHVINDLAAGLRSAMSYTGASNLKEFQEKAQFVLVSKATIRENQAHILWD; this is encoded by the coding sequence ATGTCTAAGATATTTTATAAAGCTTTGGGAAAAACAGAAATTTGGCCGGAAATTTCCGGGGCCAACCCTTGTGAGATTACGTATGATGATGTATTAATTGTGCCGCAGGCGGATACTAATGTTGCCTCCAGAAAAAACCCGGATATTTCCGTCAATTTGGGACCGTACCATTTAACCAAGCCGATTATCGTGGCGCCGATGGATACGATTTGCGGGGAGAAAATGATCCGGTTAATGCATAAACTTGGCGGAATCGGAACTTTACCCAGGGGTGATTTGAAAAAAAACAGCGAGCTTTGCCGACAACTGACTAAAGAGAAAATCCGGTGCGTTTATGCCATTGGAATGAGAAATCATCTGGAACAGGCGAAAACATATAAAAAATGCGGGGCTAAGGCGGTTTTGTTGGATGTGGCCCATGGGGGAATGCGGTCGGTGGTGCAAGCGGCCAAAGAGATTAAGAAAAAATTAAAACTGACGGTGATATGCGGCAATATTGCTAATTATTCTCAGGTGATGGAATACCAGCGGGAGGGGTTGGAAGTTGTCAGAGTGGGGGTCGGGCCGGGGGGTTTATGTATTACCCGGTTAGTGGCCGGGGCCGGATTGCCGCAAATGGCGGCAGTTTTAGAAACGGCAGAAAGCGGTTTACAGATTATTGCTGACGGTGGTATTAGGAAGCCGGCAGATATGGCGAAAGCGATTGCGGCGGGAGCAAGCTTGGTGATGATTGGGTCATTGTTGGCAGGGACAGAAGAAACACCAGGAGAGGTGATTGGCGGGAAGAAGAAAGCGCGCGGGCAGGCATCGGCAGATTACATGAAAGACAATGGGGTAGAGTTAGGCGAATTTAGGGCGGCAGAGGGGATTTATACCATGGTAGAAGTTAAAGGTTCAGCCGAGCACGTGATTAATGATTTGGCGGCTGGTTTAAGAAGTGCGATGTCCTACACCGGAGCGTCAAACCTGAAAGAATTTCAGGAAAAAGCTCAGTTTGTGTTAGTGTCCAAGGCGACGATTAGGGAAAATCAAGCGCACATACTTTGGGATTGA
- a CDS encoding Fic family protein, giving the protein MFHPKFSITNPILKHIGQIEGAKEVVDYAVMVPAWEAKFKEEAKVRTVHFGTKIEGNELNYSQAQRVMEGEEVIARERDIQEVINYRNVLEYIDRLGERYNIEGPGRATAYSESWLKKMHELTTEKVLEKENRGEYRENSVVIKNSFTGEVSFRPPMALEVRVQIEEFFSWINSDLGQDIHPILRAGITHYELVRIHPFVDGNGRVARAFALLVLYREGYDVKRFFSLEEYFDKNAEEYYVALQSVSRKNGDLTLWLEFFTKALAIELNKIKDRVRSLSIDFRWRDRLGRQIALSERQIKLIEYLTEKEQLIVKDGRAVLPNVSDDTILRDIKDLMAKGVVKKRGSTKNAYYVMKK; this is encoded by the coding sequence ATGTTTCATCCGAAATTTTCGATTACCAATCCGATTTTAAAACACATCGGCCAGATTGAAGGGGCGAAAGAAGTGGTGGATTATGCAGTGATGGTGCCGGCGTGGGAGGCGAAGTTTAAAGAGGAAGCAAAGGTACGGACAGTACATTTCGGCACGAAAATCGAAGGCAATGAACTGAATTATTCTCAGGCGCAGAGGGTGATGGAGGGAGAGGAAGTGATTGCCCGGGAGCGGGATATCCAGGAAGTGATTAATTACCGGAATGTGTTGGAATATATTGATCGGTTGGGCGAACGATACAATATCGAAGGGCCGGGAAGGGCAACGGCCTATTCAGAATCGTGGTTGAAAAAAATGCATGAATTGACGACGGAAAAGGTTTTGGAAAAAGAAAATCGGGGGGAATATAGGGAAAACAGCGTGGTAATTAAAAACAGTTTTACCGGCGAGGTCAGCTTTCGACCGCCCATGGCTTTAGAAGTACGGGTGCAAATTGAGGAGTTTTTCAGTTGGATAAACAGCGACTTAGGACAAGATATTCACCCAATTTTGAGGGCAGGAATTACTCATTATGAGTTGGTGAGAATTCACCCGTTTGTGGATGGTAACGGCCGGGTGGCCCGGGCTTTTGCCCTATTGGTTTTGTACCGCGAGGGGTATGATGTGAAGCGGTTTTTTTCCTTGGAAGAATATTTTGATAAAAATGCGGAAGAGTATTATGTAGCGCTGCAGTCTGTCTCAAGAAAGAACGGCGATTTAACTTTATGGCTGGAATTTTTTACCAAAGCTTTAGCGATAGAGCTTAATAAAATTAAAGACCGGGTCAGAAGTTTGTCAATTGATTTCCGGTGGCGGGACCGGCTGGGTCGACAGATTGCTTTATCGGAAAGGCAGATTAAATTAATTGAATATTTGACGGAAAAAGAGCAATTAATTGTAAAAGATGGCCGGGCGGTGCTGCCGAACGTGTCGGACGATACGATTTTAAGAGATATTAAAGATTTGATGGCAAAGGGAGTGGTAAAGAAACGCGGCAGCACTAAAAATGCTTATTACGTGATGAAGAAATAG
- a CDS encoding ATP-dependent DNA ligase: MKFKKLAEYLEKIEKTASRLEMTRHLAELYQEASGEEIDQIVYLSLGNLRPKFEGIEFNLGEKMILRVIAGAYGMELKKVEAEYKKRGNLGEVVKTLGVTSPKADAFRRAGNLSVAEVYKKLFDIAMDEGQGSQDRKVNNMARLLQDLDNLSAGFTVRIPVNNLRLGFSEMTVLDGLSWMAKGDKSLRPDLERAFNVNADIGKIARIFKQEGLKGISGVKAILGVPIRPAKSERLPSAEKIVEKLSVFAVEGKWDGLRVQIHYDKGKYVKLAGQEDLFGAKKRNFVRIFSRNLDNMTEMFPDIAKACESLPVKSVILDGEAVGCDPKTGKLLAFQETVQRKRIHGVGQKAEEMPIKVFIYDILLLNGENLIEKTFRERRKLLEKTLNHSQSLGSGQVLNLADQEIISDVKRLRELMTKYLKMGLEGVMCKKLTTSYQAGARNFNWVKLKKATEGELVDTIDCVVMGHYLGKGKRTGFGVGAFLVGVVDPTSPKASSGAVGSIAKIGTGLTDEQWRELATRCKKLEVNKKPEEYLVDKNLDCDVWVRPELITEILADEITRSPIHAFGLALRFPRLVNFRDDKNLSEATSRKELERLFKLQKITS; the protein is encoded by the coding sequence ATGAAGTTTAAAAAATTGGCAGAATATTTGGAGAAGATTGAAAAAACAGCCTCTAGGTTAGAAATGACGCGGCATTTGGCGGAATTGTATCAGGAAGCGAGCGGGGAGGAAATTGATCAAATTGTGTATTTGTCGCTGGGGAATTTAAGGCCAAAATTTGAAGGAATCGAGTTTAATTTGGGCGAAAAAATGATCCTGAGGGTGATTGCCGGAGCTTACGGTATGGAGTTAAAAAAAGTAGAGGCAGAATATAAGAAAAGGGGGAATTTGGGGGAGGTAGTAAAAACATTGGGTGTAACCTCGCCAAAAGCTGACGCATTTAGGCGGGCAGGAAATCTTTCAGTGGCGGAAGTATATAAAAAATTATTTGATATTGCGATGGATGAAGGCCAGGGAAGCCAGGACAGAAAAGTAAATAATATGGCGAGATTGTTGCAGGATTTGGATAATTTGTCGGCCGGATTTACCGTGCGGATTCCGGTTAATAATTTACGGCTGGGGTTTTCAGAAATGACGGTTTTGGATGGGTTGTCCTGGATGGCGAAAGGCGATAAAAGTCTCAGGCCGGATTTGGAGCGGGCATTTAATGTGAATGCGGACATCGGCAAAATTGCCAGAATTTTTAAACAAGAAGGCTTAAAAGGGATTAGCGGAGTTAAAGCAATACTGGGAGTGCCGATTAGGCCAGCCAAGTCCGAACGGCTCCCCAGCGCGGAGAAAATTGTGGAAAAGTTAAGCGTGTTTGCGGTGGAAGGGAAGTGGGATGGTTTGAGAGTCCAGATTCATTATGATAAGGGGAAATATGTGAAGTTGGCGGGTCAGGAAGATTTATTTGGGGCTAAGAAAAGAAATTTTGTGAGAATTTTTTCAAGAAACCTGGATAATATGACTGAAATGTTTCCGGATATTGCCAAAGCCTGTGAAAGTTTACCAGTAAAAAGCGTGATTCTAGACGGAGAAGCGGTGGGTTGTGATCCGAAAACAGGCAAATTGTTAGCGTTTCAGGAAACAGTGCAGAGAAAAAGAATCCATGGGGTGGGACAAAAAGCCGAGGAAATGCCGATAAAGGTATTTATTTACGACATTTTGCTACTCAATGGGGAGAATTTAATTGAAAAGACTTTTAGGGAAAGAAGAAAGTTATTGGAAAAGACCCTGAACCACTCGCAAAGCTTGGGTTCAGGGCAAGTATTAAATTTAGCGGATCAAGAAATTATTAGTGATGTTAAAAGACTGCGGGAGTTGATGACGAAATATTTAAAGATGGGACTGGAAGGAGTGATGTGTAAGAAGTTAACGACCAGTTATCAGGCAGGGGCGAGAAATTTTAACTGGGTGAAACTGAAAAAAGCGACCGAGGGCGAGTTGGTGGACACAATCGACTGTGTAGTGATGGGCCATTATTTAGGTAAGGGAAAACGGACGGGGTTTGGAGTAGGGGCGTTCTTAGTGGGGGTTGTTGACCCGACTTCGCCAAAGGCTTCGTCGGGCGCAGTCGGCTCGATTGCCAAGATTGGTACAGGTTTAACCGATGAGCAGTGGCGGGAGTTAGCCACGAGATGCAAGAAGCTAGAGGTTAACAAAAAGCCGGAAGAATACTTGGTGGATAAGAATTTGGACTGTGATGTTTGGGTAAGGCCGGAGTTAATTACCGAAATTTTGGCGGATGAGATTACCAGAAGCCCGATTCACGCGTTTGGACTAGCCTTGCGCTTTCCGCGGTTAGTCAATTTCCGGGATGATAAAAACTTAAGCGAAGCGACGAGCAGAAAAGAGCTGGAAAGATTATTTAAACTACAAAAAATTACTTCTTGA
- a CDS encoding coenzyme F420-0:L-glutamate ligase, with protein MKFLPIKTRKFLPPKDDLYNLLDEYLSVLKDKDILVITSKIVSISQGRTVRITPTTDRIALIKQEADAYLPDNPSSMTVKDHTLTPFAGIDRSNANGYYVLWPKNPHLEAKKIWAYLTKKFSLKHLGIIIADSFCLPFRWGHLGIAIGFFGLNPVYFYTDKTDIFNRPLVRASSNLIDALSALAVVHMGEGNEQTPLCLIRGYSKIQFDQKDHTQEFFISPRDDLYTPFLKNLKK; from the coding sequence ATGAAATTTCTCCCTATCAAAACCCGGAAATTCCTGCCCCCAAAAGACGATCTTTACAATCTGTTAGATGAATATTTATCTGTTTTAAAAGACAAGGATATTTTGGTCATTACTTCCAAAATCGTCAGTATTTCTCAGGGCCGGACCGTCAGGATAACCCCCACTACCGACCGGATTGCTTTAATCAAACAAGAGGCCGACGCCTACCTCCCAGACAACCCCTCCTCTATGACTGTCAAAGACCACACCCTCACTCCTTTTGCCGGCATCGATCGCTCTAATGCCAATGGTTATTACGTTTTATGGCCAAAAAACCCGCATCTGGAAGCCAAAAAAATTTGGGCCTACTTAACTAAAAAATTTTCCCTCAAACACCTCGGGATTATTATTGCCGATTCTTTTTGTCTTCCCTTCCGCTGGGGTCACCTGGGTATTGCCATCGGTTTTTTCGGACTGAATCCGGTTTATTTCTACACTGATAAAACCGATATTTTCAATCGGCCCCTGGTAAGGGCCAGCTCCAATTTAATTGACGCTTTATCCGCTTTAGCCGTCGTCCATATGGGCGAAGGCAACGAACAAACTCCGCTTTGTCTAATCCGCGGCTATTCCAAAATTCAGTTTGACCAAAAAGATCACACCCAAGAATTTTTTATCTCTCCTCGCGATGACCTCTACACCCCGTTTCTAAAAAATCTCAAGAAGTAA
- a CDS encoding HAD-IC family P-type ATPase yields MAEQAGLTNKEAEERLKQFGENKLKEKKGFSGLKILLSQFKSPLIYILVIASGVTWVMGDTVDAGVIGAAVILNTILGFFQELKAEKGLEALSKILTPKAKVIRDGQRQIIEAKEVVPGDVCILEMGEKVAADGVMIEVNNLSLNEAMLTGESQAVNKRVDDEVYMGTIVVSGIAKMLVKTTGQKTKMGKIAESLAETEEPATPLQKQLNRFAGKLTVIIGLICGLIFIIGWLKGHPLVEIFTTSVAIAVAAIPEGLVIALTVILAIGMQRIFKRKALVRKLLAAETLGSVTVIACDKTGTLTEGKMTVVKALTDDEPLLRKAAVWCNDLRDPLEIAMKDWAGEQEKTSRLDSIPFDPKTKLIVTLHLGLMLVSGAPEVVLGKCKIKNEERKIILKQFETEAKLAHRLVGFAYKNIGNKSRIGSISNDLIWLGVLVYEDPIREGVKDALIEARQAGIKVILITGDFQETAWAIAGKLGIAKEDVYSRATPEQKLKIVEELQARGEVVAMTGDGVNDAPALKKADIGIVVADASAVAQETADMVLLDSNFATILAAVEEGRNIFLNLIKVVYYLMANAFAEVTVVVGSMIFNWPLPVTAAQILWINLVNDSLPTFALIIDPRTKNLMKDKPIGQKRELMDREMKLTVVLVSLVTGLTALAAFYFNLRWGGNLNLSRSVAFTIVAVAPLLYSLYIGSFINFWLWLAVGAGVGLQVLVLYLPALQRIFKTEPLGINNWLLVGGASIMIIMMIEVIKLRFNKK; encoded by the coding sequence ATGGCGGAACAAGCAGGTTTAACTAATAAAGAAGCTGAAGAGAGATTAAAACAATTCGGGGAGAATAAGTTAAAAGAGAAAAAAGGTTTCAGTGGTTTAAAGATTTTATTGTCCCAATTTAAGTCGCCGCTAATTTATATTTTAGTGATTGCCAGCGGGGTGACTTGGGTAATGGGTGATACTGTGGATGCGGGCGTGATTGGTGCGGCAGTCATTTTGAACACAATTTTAGGATTTTTTCAGGAACTAAAGGCAGAAAAGGGATTAGAGGCATTGTCGAAAATTCTGACACCGAAAGCTAAAGTAATCAGAGACGGACAGAGACAAATAATTGAGGCAAAAGAGGTGGTGCCGGGGGATGTGTGTATCTTGGAAATGGGAGAAAAAGTAGCGGCAGACGGGGTAATGATTGAGGTAAACAACTTAAGTTTAAACGAAGCAATGCTGACAGGGGAGAGTCAAGCGGTTAATAAGCGGGTCGACGATGAAGTTTATATGGGGACAATTGTGGTGAGCGGGATTGCTAAGATGTTAGTTAAGACTACGGGGCAGAAAACAAAGATGGGGAAGATTGCCGAAAGCTTGGCAGAAACTGAGGAGCCAGCCACTCCTTTACAAAAACAGCTGAATCGGTTTGCCGGAAAATTAACAGTTATCATCGGCTTGATTTGCGGGTTAATTTTTATAATTGGTTGGTTAAAAGGCCATCCGTTGGTAGAAATTTTTACTACCAGCGTAGCAATAGCGGTGGCGGCGATTCCGGAAGGCTTGGTAATTGCGCTGACGGTGATTTTGGCCATAGGTATGCAGAGGATTTTTAAGCGGAAAGCCTTAGTGAGGAAGCTGTTGGCCGCAGAAACACTTGGGAGTGTGACAGTGATTGCTTGCGATAAAACCGGGACTTTAACGGAAGGGAAAATGACAGTAGTTAAAGCGTTGACGGACGATGAACCATTACTAAGGAAAGCAGCGGTGTGGTGCAATGACTTACGAGACCCGTTGGAGATTGCCATGAAAGACTGGGCGGGCGAACAAGAAAAAACTAGCAGATTGGATAGCATTCCGTTTGACCCGAAGACTAAACTGATTGTTACTTTGCATTTGGGATTAATGTTGGTTTCCGGGGCGCCGGAAGTGGTGCTGGGAAAATGTAAAATAAAAAACGAAGAAAGAAAAATAATTTTAAAACAGTTTGAGACCGAAGCAAAATTAGCTCACCGGCTGGTAGGGTTTGCCTATAAGAATATAGGTAACAAAAGTAGGATAGGTAGTATAAGTAATGACTTAATCTGGCTGGGGGTGTTGGTTTATGAAGATCCTATCAGAGAAGGAGTTAAAGACGCTTTAATTGAAGCAAGACAGGCGGGGATAAAAGTAATTTTAATAACCGGTGATTTTCAGGAGACGGCCTGGGCGATTGCCGGGAAATTGGGGATTGCTAAAGAGGATGTTTATAGCCGGGCAACGCCGGAGCAAAAACTAAAAATTGTGGAAGAATTGCAGGCGCGGGGGGAAGTGGTAGCAATGACCGGTGACGGAGTTAATGACGCGCCGGCGTTAAAAAAAGCCGATATCGGAATTGTGGTAGCCGATGCTTCAGCGGTAGCCCAGGAGACGGCGGACATGGTTCTTTTGGACTCTAATTTTGCCACAATTTTAGCGGCGGTGGAGGAGGGAAGAAACATTTTCCTGAATTTAATTAAAGTAGTTTATTACTTGATGGCCAATGCCTTTGCGGAAGTGACAGTAGTGGTGGGAAGTATGATTTTTAACTGGCCGTTGCCGGTGACCGCGGCGCAGATTTTATGGATTAATTTAGTGAATGATAGTTTGCCGACTTTTGCTTTGATTATTGATCCGCGAACGAAGAATCTGATGAAAGATAAACCAATCGGGCAGAAACGGGAACTGATGGATAGAGAGATGAAATTGACGGTTGTTTTAGTGTCTTTGGTGACGGGATTGACGGCTTTAGCCGCTTTTTACTTTAATTTAAGGTGGGGCGGTAATTTAAATTTGTCCCGGTCGGTGGCATTTACGATTGTGGCGGTAGCGCCGCTTTTATACAGCCTGTACATAGGCAGTTTTATTAATTTTTGGTTGTGGCTGGCGGTCGGAGCAGGCGTGGGATTGCAGGTTTTAGTTTTGTATTTACCGGCCTTACAAAGAATATTTAAGACAGAACCATTAGGAATAAATAATTGGTTACTGGTAGGGGGAGCGAGTATTATGATTATAATGATGATTGAAGTGATTAAATTAAGGTTTAATAAAAAATGA
- a CDS encoding sodium:calcium antiporter, producing the protein MILIYFLLTVGFCLLLIKATDILTDCVHHFSSFTVLNKFAATALLIALVNALPELMVGINAVLAGKSALAFGTILGSNIANLSLVVGGAALVSGSVAVSGEWLRQDTMNIFLTALLPISLLVDGRISRLEGLILIAIYIFYAISLLRGRQQGGYYPQEGDYRLRRLLLTKNKQKKITWWFGWFIVGGIMLIVSGEMVVKYGLALANILSIPAFLIGLLMAVGTTLPELFFEIEAIRKHEAAMVWGNLSGQLMANSALTLGILSLISPIVLPDGLTAYLLTISSFVLVCILFWIFTKTKKKLERWEGAALVGVYLVFMAVEWLTK; encoded by the coding sequence ATGATACTAATTTATTTTTTGCTAACGGTAGGATTTTGTCTACTGCTCATTAAAGCAACGGATATTTTGACTGACTGTGTGCACCATTTTTCGAGTTTTACCGTTTTGAATAAATTTGCAGCGACAGCCTTATTGATTGCTTTAGTGAATGCCTTGCCGGAATTAATGGTGGGAATCAATGCGGTTTTAGCCGGGAAATCAGCCTTAGCGTTCGGGACAATTTTAGGGAGTAATATTGCCAATTTAAGCTTGGTAGTGGGCGGGGCGGCTTTGGTCAGCGGCAGCGTGGCTGTTTCCGGCGAGTGGTTGCGGCAGGACACTATGAACATTTTTTTAACTGCTTTACTGCCGATTAGTTTATTGGTGGATGGACGGATATCCAGGCTTGAAGGGTTAATTTTAATTGCGATTTACATTTTTTATGCAATTTCTTTGCTAAGAGGCCGGCAACAAGGAGGATATTATCCTCAGGAAGGCGATTATCGCCTGAGGCGATTATTATTAACCAAAAATAAGCAAAAAAAAATAACTTGGTGGTTCGGGTGGTTTATAGTCGGGGGGATAATGTTGATTGTCAGCGGTGAGATGGTGGTAAAGTATGGTTTAGCCTTAGCCAATATTTTAAGCATACCGGCATTTTTGATTGGTTTACTGATGGCGGTGGGGACAACTTTACCGGAACTATTTTTTGAGATTGAGGCGATCAGAAAACATGAAGCGGCCATGGTTTGGGGAAATTTATCAGGCCAATTAATGGCCAATTCCGCCTTAACCTTAGGAATCTTAAGTTTAATCAGTCCGATCGTACTGCCTGACGGTTTAACGGCTTATTTGCTGACAATTAGCAGTTTTGTTTTGGTGTGTATCCTGTTTTGGATTTTCACTAAAACTAAAAAGAAACTGGAGCGGTGGGAGGGAGCAGCGTTGGTGGGGGTGTATTTGGTGTTTATGGCAGTGGAATGGTTGACAAAATAG